The proteins below are encoded in one region of bacterium:
- a CDS encoding universal stress protein has protein sequence MYQRMLLTLDRSPLAEKALPHAVALAQACHAALELVSVVPLSDVQASAEYVVYVDRDQEAAQCEEYLRSVQSRLQGEGLQVGATVRRGDVTEEILNHADECGADLIVMSTHGRSGLGRWVYGSIADRVLRHASVPVLLVRASE, from the coding sequence ATGTACCAACGAATGCTCTTGACGTTGGATCGCTCGCCGTTGGCCGAGAAGGCCTTGCCACACGCCGTGGCCCTCGCTCAGGCTTGCCACGCAGCTTTGGAGCTTGTCTCGGTCGTCCCTCTCAGCGATGTCCAGGCCAGTGCGGAGTACGTGGTCTACGTGGACCGCGACCAGGAAGCTGCCCAGTGCGAGGAGTATCTGCGCAGCGTCCAGAGCCGCCTGCAGGGCGAGGGGCTGCAGGTGGGCGCGACTGTGCGCCGGGGCGATGTCACCGAGGAGATCCTGAACCATGCCGACGAGTGCGGAGCGGACCTGATCGTGATGTCCACCCACGGGCGCTCGGGCCTGGGCCGCTGGGTCTATGGAAGCATCGCCGACCGGGTGCTGCGCCATGCCTCCGTGCCGGTGCTGCTCGTGCGCGCCAGCGAATGA